The following coding sequences lie in one Filimonas effusa genomic window:
- a CDS encoding flippase: MKLANNYWIKSGLINLLQNFSGVFFGFASFWVLVRVLSPEHYGAWTLFLSTVTIMEMIRNGLIQNALIKFMAAASSEEQKQILTASFSITGIVTFICIAACVGCARWLSHIWKTPELETMFYLYSFSFLASAVLTQFNCIEQAHLQFKGVFVTNVLRQLIFFSYILVCIVFKIPARLIWLVYMQMISIVVVTIISWFYVKPYLHFSKTFSKEWGKKLLNYGKYAFGTSVSSILSGTLDQMMLGAMLSPAASGAFNIAVRLINLIDIPTNAMATIVFPQSSRRNDADGAHAVKYLYERSVGAIIAILVPGIIFVFLFSDLVIHIIAGSRYEKSIPLLRVALLYAIFIPYGRQAGTILDSIGKTKITFIMVVITASLNIGLNYLFINSLGVMGAAWATLCSNIVGFIMAQYVLHKALQTSIINPWLYAWQFYVQFFNTYITRKIKK; encoded by the coding sequence ATGAAGCTGGCAAACAACTATTGGATTAAGTCGGGCCTGATTAATCTTCTTCAGAATTTCTCAGGCGTATTTTTTGGCTTCGCCAGCTTCTGGGTATTGGTGAGAGTGCTTAGTCCTGAGCATTATGGAGCATGGACCTTGTTTCTGTCAACGGTCACCATTATGGAGATGATCCGCAATGGTCTCATTCAGAATGCGCTGATCAAGTTTATGGCTGCTGCCAGCTCTGAAGAGCAAAAGCAGATACTGACAGCTTCTTTCAGCATCACCGGCATCGTCACTTTTATTTGTATCGCCGCCTGTGTTGGTTGTGCCCGCTGGTTAAGTCATATCTGGAAAACACCGGAACTGGAAACGATGTTTTACCTGTATAGCTTTTCCTTTCTTGCATCGGCGGTACTTACCCAGTTTAACTGTATAGAACAGGCGCATCTCCAGTTTAAAGGCGTATTTGTAACAAACGTATTACGGCAGCTGATCTTCTTCAGCTATATATTGGTATGTATCGTTTTTAAGATCCCCGCCCGGCTTATCTGGCTGGTGTATATGCAAATGATCTCCATAGTTGTTGTAACCATCATTTCCTGGTTCTACGTGAAGCCCTATCTGCATTTCTCAAAAACATTCTCTAAAGAGTGGGGAAAAAAGCTGCTGAACTATGGTAAATATGCATTCGGAACATCGGTAAGCTCTATCCTTTCAGGTACGCTCGATCAAATGATGCTGGGCGCCATGCTGTCACCCGCAGCATCAGGCGCATTCAATATTGCAGTGCGGTTGATCAACCTTATTGATATTCCAACAAATGCTATGGCAACCATTGTATTTCCACAAAGCTCACGCAGGAATGATGCAGATGGCGCCCATGCCGTGAAATATCTTTATGAACGCTCGGTAGGCGCTATTATAGCAATACTGGTACCAGGGATCATATTCGTATTCTTATTCTCCGACCTTGTAATACATATTATTGCAGGATCACGCTACGAAAAATCAATACCATTGCTGCGGGTGGCATTGCTTTATGCCATCTTCATCCCCTACGGAAGACAAGCCGGAACAATACTGGATTCGATAGGCAAAACAAAGATCACCTTTATCATGGTAGTGATCACTGCCTCGCTGAATATAGGCCTCAACTATCTGTTCATTAATTCCCTGGGTGTCATGGGAGCAGCATGGGCCACGCTCTGCTCCAACATTGTAGGTTTTATAATGGCGCAATACGTTTTGCATAAAGCGCTGCAAACAAGTATTATCAATCCATGGCTTTATGCATGGCAGTTTTATGTTCAGTTTTTCAACACTTATATTACAAGAAAGATCAAGAAATGA
- a CDS encoding alpha-1,2-fucosyltransferase: MTGVSFKGRLGNQLFQFYFLRYLKDNNRKGFYFFPNPHHAKHLPRYFNLGWYYNLTLGSRLYSVAMRVLPKLITFKDLWFYNFSGPRPVKAENRTIINGYFQSDWYIKHLAKPFPISIKKKYVREFNQQFGSIFQQEKTIAVHIRLTDYKNFYSRDLSLPIEYFQRQLGSIPELDTYKVFFVSDDIEYVKSIFHTRPNYIFSSNNEITDFQIIHNADIAIISNSSFAWWAAYLSPKKQQVIAPKYWLGFHSKVEFPKGIMTSKFTWANVL, translated from the coding sequence ATGACAGGAGTAAGTTTTAAAGGCCGCCTGGGCAACCAGTTGTTCCAGTTTTATTTTCTTCGTTACCTGAAAGACAATAACAGGAAGGGCTTTTATTTCTTTCCCAATCCGCATCATGCCAAACATCTGCCCAGGTATTTCAATCTGGGCTGGTATTATAACCTCACGCTGGGTTCCAGGTTGTATTCGGTTGCCATGCGTGTACTGCCTAAGCTCATCACCTTCAAAGATCTGTGGTTTTATAACTTTTCTGGCCCCAGGCCGGTAAAGGCAGAAAACCGTACTATTATCAATGGGTATTTTCAGTCCGACTGGTATATCAAACACCTGGCAAAACCTTTTCCCATTAGTATCAAAAAGAAATATGTGAGGGAGTTCAACCAACAGTTTGGTTCTATCTTTCAGCAGGAAAAGACCATAGCCGTACACATCAGGCTTACCGACTATAAAAACTTCTACAGCCGCGATCTTTCCTTGCCAATAGAATACTTCCAGCGGCAACTAGGCAGCATTCCTGAGCTCGATACTTATAAAGTCTTTTTCGTAAGCGACGATATTGAATATGTGAAAAGCATATTTCACACCAGGCCAAACTATATCTTCTCTTCGAATAACGAGATAACCGATTTCCAGATCATTCACAATGCAGACATCGCCATTATTTCTAACAGTTCCTTTGCGTGGTGGGCCGCTTATCTCAGTCCCAAAAAGCAGCAGGTAATAGCTCCTAAATACTGGTTAGGCTTTCATTCCAAAGTGGAATTTCCCAAGGGTATTATGACCAGCAAATTCACCTGGGCCAACGTACTCTAA
- a CDS encoding MBOAT family O-acyltransferase, with translation MLFNSLNFLIFFTVVLTLYYFLPRKYTWVLLLIASLFFYMCWRWQYIFLLFFPATIDFFVARKLEHTPEQKKKKLLLCISIITNLGLLFYFKYYNFFIESFNASAAFLHSPLVINSAKIILPVGISFYTFQSISYTVEVYRGHIKAERHFGRFALFVSYFPQLVAGPINRPQILLPQLRNLEPLEADNFVKGGRLILWGMFKKIVVADRLAIFVNIVYNDPGAYHGASLIIATLFFAFQIYCDFSGYSDIAIGVAKTMGVDLVKNFNKPYFSHSIKEFWSKWHISLSTWFRDYLYIPLGGNRAGTGKWIFNLFITFLVSGIWHGASWNFVIWGAIHGVLIALEALNSKYKFIPVKLPGLISNLLTFVLVCFAWIFFRSNTVHDSFLVIRNMFDWSIPLWNEIKQLNGANIYNFAVGFPLIILLLLFEKGWEAAWAQRLFHGSVIMRFGCYLVLFLLIALFGVFISQGSFIYFQF, from the coding sequence ATGCTGTTTAACTCTCTTAACTTCCTGATCTTTTTCACGGTTGTTTTAACCTTGTATTACTTTCTTCCGAGAAAGTATACCTGGGTGCTGCTGTTGATAGCCAGCCTTTTCTTTTACATGTGCTGGCGCTGGCAGTACATATTCCTGTTATTCTTCCCGGCTACCATCGATTTCTTTGTAGCTCGTAAACTCGAGCATACACCCGAACAAAAGAAAAAAAAGCTGTTGTTATGTATCAGTATTATAACCAATCTTGGGTTACTTTTTTATTTTAAGTATTACAATTTCTTTATAGAGAGCTTTAATGCATCGGCAGCCTTCCTTCATTCTCCTCTTGTTATCAATAGCGCCAAAATAATACTGCCCGTAGGTATTTCTTTTTATACCTTTCAGAGTATCAGTTACACGGTAGAAGTTTACAGGGGGCATATAAAAGCCGAAAGGCATTTCGGCAGGTTTGCGTTATTTGTATCTTATTTCCCACAACTGGTAGCAGGCCCTATTAACAGGCCACAGATCTTACTGCCACAGCTGCGTAACCTGGAACCACTTGAGGCCGACAACTTTGTAAAAGGAGGCCGGCTTATCTTATGGGGCATGTTCAAAAAGATAGTCGTTGCCGACAGGCTGGCTATTTTTGTCAATATTGTTTATAACGATCCCGGTGCGTATCATGGCGCTTCCTTGATAATAGCCACCTTATTCTTCGCTTTCCAGATCTATTGCGACTTCTCCGGTTACTCCGATATTGCCATAGGTGTGGCAAAAACAATGGGAGTTGACCTGGTAAAGAACTTTAATAAACCCTACTTCTCTCACTCCATAAAAGAGTTCTGGAGTAAATGGCATATATCGCTTTCTACCTGGTTCAGAGATTATCTTTATATCCCATTGGGCGGTAACAGGGCGGGCACCGGTAAGTGGATCTTCAATCTCTTTATAACCTTTCTTGTATCAGGTATATGGCATGGCGCCAGCTGGAACTTTGTGATCTGGGGTGCTATACATGGCGTATTGATAGCCCTGGAAGCACTGAATTCAAAGTATAAGTTTATTCCGGTTAAGCTGCCTGGCCTGATAAGCAATCTGCTCACGTTTGTGCTGGTGTGTTTTGCCTGGATCTTCTTCAGATCTAATACTGTCCATGATTCATTCCTGGTGATCCGTAATATGTTCGACTGGAGCATTCCGTTGTGGAATGAAATAAAACAACTGAATGGGGCTAATATCTACAACTTTGCAGTGGGTTTCCCGCTGATAATATTGCTACTCTTATTTGAGAAAGGGTGGGAGGCCGCCTGGGCACAACGTCTGTTTCATGGATCTGTTATCATGCGGTTTGGCTGTTACCTGGTTTTATTCCTGCTGATCGCTTTGTTTGGTGTATTCATTTCTCAAGGTAGTTTCATCTACTTTCAATTTTAA
- a CDS encoding CgeB family protein, with product MGSNTINTELRNKLEGQSILFIAPQFYHYSDVLREKLQAYGASVDFFYERDVTIKHALVDSFFKSKMDSWQRRHYNSILTKTAGKKYHYLFVIRGYKMETAFVEEVRKRNPGIVTLLYQWDSIHAWESDYRHLIPAFDKVFTFDYADAALLNIPYVPTFHTDEYAHMPGRKKEYDFLFCTSYTREKYEFMQQLVAYCRQKGYRLKTHIYISYKRYITERLKGVTINRKDIAFHRLNRQAYADLFSRSGAIVDFAGTTQTGLTMRVVDALGAGKRVISNNGAVAQEPGFNARQIVLFDTARFELPDWVTNDETFEKIDYSADKWLERIFK from the coding sequence ATGGGCAGTAATACCATCAATACGGAACTCAGAAATAAATTGGAAGGCCAATCCATTCTCTTTATTGCACCGCAGTTTTATCATTACAGCGACGTGCTCAGGGAAAAACTACAGGCCTATGGCGCCAGTGTTGACTTTTTCTATGAAAGGGATGTTACTATAAAACATGCGCTGGTGGATAGCTTCTTCAAATCGAAGATGGATAGCTGGCAGCGCCGTCACTACAATAGTATTCTCACCAAAACAGCAGGTAAAAAGTATCATTACCTGTTTGTGATACGTGGGTACAAGATGGAAACCGCGTTTGTCGAGGAAGTAAGGAAAAGGAATCCCGGTATTGTTACACTGTTATACCAATGGGACTCTATTCACGCCTGGGAAAGCGATTACAGGCATCTTATACCAGCATTTGACAAGGTCTTCACCTTCGACTATGCCGATGCTGCATTGTTGAATATTCCTTATGTGCCCACGTTTCATACCGATGAATATGCACATATGCCCGGGCGTAAAAAAGAATACGATTTCCTTTTCTGTACCAGTTATACACGCGAGAAATATGAATTCATGCAGCAATTGGTGGCTTACTGCCGGCAAAAGGGATACCGCTTAAAAACACATATTTACATCAGCTACAAGAGATATATCACCGAACGACTGAAAGGCGTAACCATTAACAGGAAGGATATTGCATTTCACAGGCTCAACCGGCAGGCATATGCCGACCTCTTCAGCAGGTCCGGCGCTATTGTTGACTTTGCCGGCACCACACAAACAGGTTTAACCATGCGCGTGGTTGATGCGCTGGGAGCAGGTAAACGTGTTATTTCCAATAATGGCGCAGTGGCGCAGGAACCGGGCTTTAATGCCAGGCAGATCGTGCTGTTTGATACTGCCCGTTTTGAATTGCCTGACTGGGTTACCAATGATGAAACATTTGAGAAAATAGATTACTCTGCAGACAAGTGGCTGGAGAGGATTTTTAAATAA
- a CDS encoding glycosyltransferase family 4 protein — protein MTKVLIDHQKFSTQKYGGISRYFANILQGMKQVPDFSYKLGVLYCKNHYIQSEPQLLNNSLGRAIIGRGKEMEKAYNLNRMYCKQLLKKGNFDVFHPTYYEPYFIGKTSKPTVVTIHDMTYERLPEYFWAHDTLTHEKRLNVERADKIIAISQTTKNDLLKYLQVDPDKITVVYHGIDLETPLITKPVPGLPEQYILFVGDRSGYKNFYLFINAFKELSHKHPRLRVVLTGGGGLGIAEKECLQRLSLEDKVSHVNVTDEELSYLYQQALIFVYPSLHEGFGLPILEAFKASCPMVLSDTPCFREIATDAAVYFSPYDLDDLIAVLDNAVTDSDMRKELVNRGLVRLQDFPLRESVKQTLDVYRSLV, from the coding sequence ATGACCAAAGTACTTATAGACCATCAGAAATTCAGTACCCAGAAATACGGAGGTATCAGCCGGTACTTTGCCAATATACTTCAGGGTATGAAGCAGGTGCCTGATTTTTCTTATAAGCTGGGCGTACTCTATTGCAAAAACCATTACATTCAATCGGAGCCGCAGCTGCTCAATAATTCACTGGGCAGAGCCATCATTGGCCGCGGCAAGGAAATGGAAAAAGCATACAACCTGAACAGGATGTATTGTAAACAATTGCTGAAGAAAGGTAACTTCGACGTATTTCATCCCACTTATTACGAACCTTATTTTATAGGCAAAACATCCAAACCTACGGTTGTTACTATTCATGACATGACTTATGAAAGGCTGCCTGAATACTTCTGGGCGCATGATACGTTAACGCATGAAAAACGACTGAATGTTGAACGTGCGGATAAGATCATCGCTATTTCACAAACAACAAAGAACGACCTGCTGAAATACCTGCAGGTAGATCCGGATAAAATAACAGTGGTGTATCATGGCATAGACCTCGAAACACCATTGATCACCAAACCGGTTCCGGGATTGCCCGAACAGTATATCCTGTTTGTAGGAGACCGGAGCGGGTATAAGAATTTTTATCTTTTCATCAATGCTTTTAAGGAACTGTCACATAAGCATCCCCGCTTAAGGGTAGTGCTTACAGGCGGCGGCGGTTTGGGCATTGCTGAAAAGGAGTGCCTGCAAAGGCTTAGCCTGGAGGATAAGGTAAGCCACGTGAACGTGACCGATGAAGAGCTGAGCTACCTGTATCAGCAGGCACTGATATTTGTTTATCCTTCTTTGCATGAAGGGTTTGGACTGCCTATCCTGGAAGCATTTAAAGCTTCCTGTCCTATGGTGTTAAGTGATACGCCATGTTTCCGGGAAATAGCGACGGATGCGGCAGTGTATTTCAGCCCCTATGATCTTGATGACCTGATCGCTGTTCTTGATAATGCAGTTACTGATAGCGATATGCGAAAAGAACTGGTGAACCGTGGACTGGTAAGGCTGCAGGATTTTCCGCTCCGGGAATCTGTTAAACAAACACTCGATGTATACCGCTCATTGGTATAG
- a CDS encoding glycosyltransferase family protein — translation MSLENKTILLLGTAKFDGPFESTSFTLAKHLARKNTVFYIDYPFTWKDYIKRPHKGEFERRKPHFRLSSDGLISTEIPGLKVLISLPLASINFVPEGKLYRTLLKWNERILLYRIKKLIKKQGLKDYIYINSFNFHYPDLADSLSPALQVYQCVDPLIIGYDKKHGVVSEAQLVKKSDLVICTARQLYEEKRLQNKHTYFVPNAADIAHSSKVLDDALPVHESVVGLSKPVIGYFGTIERRMDFDLLKQVITSNPGKSFVFVGPPSPEVVPDWFYNQPNLYMRGRMPYHAMPSIVKGFDVAIIPFKKDAVSRTIFPLKLFEYLGSGKPVVITDFNPDLKDFTDGTVPFCENAAAFSAALDDALTNDTAERKAARIAVAGNNTWEKRVNEISDIISLHLQHSELRK, via the coding sequence ATGTCTTTGGAAAACAAAACGATCCTATTACTGGGAACAGCCAAATTCGATGGCCCCTTTGAATCTACCAGTTTTACACTTGCCAAACATCTGGCCAGGAAGAACACTGTTTTTTATATCGATTATCCCTTTACCTGGAAAGACTATATTAAAAGACCACACAAAGGGGAGTTTGAACGCCGGAAACCTCATTTCAGGTTGTCATCCGATGGACTTATCTCAACAGAGATACCGGGATTAAAGGTCCTGATTTCACTGCCGCTGGCTTCCATTAATTTTGTTCCTGAAGGAAAATTATATCGCACACTGCTGAAATGGAACGAACGCATACTGCTGTATCGCATTAAAAAACTGATCAAAAAGCAGGGACTTAAGGATTATATTTATATCAACTCCTTCAATTTTCATTATCCCGACCTGGCGGATAGCCTTTCACCAGCCCTGCAGGTGTACCAATGTGTAGACCCGCTGATCATCGGCTATGATAAAAAGCATGGTGTGGTGTCCGAAGCGCAGCTGGTAAAGAAAAGCGACCTGGTGATTTGTACGGCGAGGCAGTTATATGAAGAAAAACGACTGCAGAACAAACACACTTATTTTGTACCCAATGCCGCAGATATCGCGCATAGCAGTAAAGTGCTTGACGATGCCCTGCCGGTGCATGAAAGTGTAGTTGGTTTATCAAAGCCTGTTATAGGTTATTTTGGCACCATAGAGCGGCGGATGGATTTCGACCTGTTAAAGCAGGTGATTACATCCAATCCGGGTAAGAGTTTTGTTTTTGTAGGCCCTCCTTCGCCAGAGGTAGTACCCGATTGGTTTTACAATCAGCCCAATTTATATATGCGTGGACGTATGCCTTACCATGCTATGCCCTCGATTGTAAAGGGGTTCGATGTTGCTATTATCCCATTTAAAAAGGATGCAGTAAGCCGAACCATTTTTCCTTTGAAATTGTTCGAGTATCTTGGCTCCGGCAAACCCGTGGTTATCACCGATTTTAACCCCGATCTGAAGGACTTCACAGACGGAACTGTTCCATTCTGTGAAAACGCGGCTGCCTTCAGTGCTGCACTCGACGATGCATTAACTAACGATACCGCAGAGAGAAAAGCAGCAAGAATTGCCGTAGCAGGTAATAATACCTGGGAAAAGCGGGTGAACGAAATCAGTGATATCATTTCTTTGCATTTACAGCATTCTGAACTGAGAAAGTAA
- a CDS encoding O-antigen ligase family protein, protein MELDKLNISLTGRKRRQPKLLTFAGDNRFLFVLALLWSVVTAYLVWKGGIKTAGLLAVLLVALPILYGIMAYPPFALVSLMVAAYFIMWVIRMSLVDFPLGTIMDSFEALILVTLFWHQRFRPDWSFMLQPVSFLVLGWFVFCLLLVANPDAASQLAWLYSFRTMAMAMLMYFAFVYFINSVKLIRLIVVTWLSLSVFAALYAMKQEYAGFAQFEINSISDPLNTILLYIDGHWRKFSIFGDPVAFSYNMVVSSIICVSLIPAVKTKWLKVLLGLIALLYLRVMLFSGTRGAYVLVPAALGFFFLLNFKTKLIPFAIMAVVVLIVMIRIPTTNPTLYRFQTAFRPTEDASFNVRTNNQQRIKPFILSHPFGGGLGAAGASGARFAPNSYLAGFPPDSGYVRLAVETGWLGLLIYCSMVLAALITGIINFFSIRNRELRAYCLGMLIAVFILNIGNYPQEAIIQFPTNILFYVAIALIVASKRIDKQEQNAVLKPVSAGNS, encoded by the coding sequence ATGGAGCTCGATAAACTGAATATAAGCCTCACCGGAAGAAAACGACGGCAGCCTAAGTTACTGACTTTTGCTGGTGACAACCGCTTTCTGTTTGTGCTGGCTTTGCTATGGTCAGTTGTGACGGCCTACCTGGTGTGGAAGGGAGGAATAAAAACCGCAGGCCTGCTTGCAGTATTGCTGGTTGCCTTACCCATTTTATATGGTATCATGGCTTATCCACCCTTTGCATTGGTATCGCTTATGGTGGCAGCCTATTTTATCATGTGGGTGATAAGAATGAGCCTGGTCGACTTCCCCCTTGGAACGATAATGGACAGCTTCGAGGCGCTCATATTGGTTACACTCTTCTGGCATCAGCGTTTCAGACCCGATTGGTCTTTTATGCTGCAGCCTGTCAGTTTTCTCGTACTTGGCTGGTTTGTTTTTTGTCTTTTGCTGGTGGCGAACCCCGATGCAGCATCGCAACTTGCCTGGTTATATAGCTTCAGAACCATGGCAATGGCCATGCTCATGTACTTCGCATTTGTTTATTTCATCAACAGCGTTAAGCTCATACGCCTTATTGTCGTTACCTGGCTTTCGTTGTCTGTCTTCGCTGCTTTGTATGCAATGAAACAGGAATATGCAGGCTTTGCCCAGTTTGAAATCAACTCTATTTCAGATCCGCTGAACACAATACTGTTGTATATCGATGGACACTGGCGTAAGTTCAGCATCTTTGGCGACCCGGTGGCTTTCTCCTATAATATGGTTGTAAGCAGTATAATATGCGTGTCACTGATCCCGGCTGTTAAAACCAAATGGCTGAAGGTGCTGCTGGGCCTTATTGCATTATTATATCTGAGGGTTATGTTATTTTCCGGTACCAGGGGCGCTTATGTACTGGTGCCTGCTGCACTTGGATTCTTTTTCCTGTTGAATTTTAAAACAAAACTGATCCCTTTTGCGATCATGGCAGTGGTAGTACTTATCGTTATGATAAGAATACCAACTACAAACCCCACCCTATACCGTTTTCAAACAGCATTCAGACCTACTGAAGATGCGTCTTTTAATGTGCGGACCAATAACCAGCAAAGGATCAAACCTTTTATATTATCGCATCCGTTTGGTGGCGGCCTTGGCGCAGCCGGCGCTTCAGGAGCGCGCTTTGCTCCCAATTCCTACCTGGCTGGGTTCCCCCCCGATAGTGGTTATGTAAGGCTTGCAGTGGAAACAGGATGGCTGGGACTGCTTATATATTGTAGCATGGTACTGGCTGCGCTTATAACCGGTATCATTAATTTCTTTTCAATCAGGAACCGCGAATTAAGAGCATATTGCCTGGGGATGCTTATTGCTGTATTTATTCTTAATATTGGCAATTACCCGCAGGAGGCAATCATACAATTCCCTACGAATATACTGTTCTATGTAGCTATTGCATTGATTGTTGCTTCCAAACGAATTGACAAGCAGGAGCAGAACGCAGTCTTAAAGCCAGTGTCTGCCGGAAATAGCTAA
- a CDS encoding glycosyltransferase, which yields MQVIWNTIWTVIQVLIGYQLVIPVLLYFIYLLRGKKDLRTADASGPEADYAIIVTAYEQINTLPAVVQSIQKLQYSNYMVYIVADKCDVSGLHFNDSRVVVLRPPETLASNTRSHFYAIRNFVRPHERLTIVDSDNLVHPDYLNQLNRFFDKGYKAVQGVRAAKNLDTTLACLDAARDLYYHYYDGKLLFATGSSATLAGSGMAFETQLYRDCLEHLDVTGAGFDKVLQMAIVQKDLRIAFAEKAIVYDEKTTDSGQLVNQRARWINTWFRYFRFGFRLLSLGIVNGSRNQFYFGVILLRPPLFIFLGLSVLMMLSNLVFWQMEAFFTWVAALLLFVGGFAMAIVQPETDKRIYRSLVNIPRFMFYQVISLLKSGKANKRSVATKHFHTADIDNVLSDQKH from the coding sequence ATGCAGGTGATCTGGAATACTATATGGACCGTTATTCAGGTGTTGATAGGTTATCAGCTGGTTATTCCCGTATTGCTGTATTTCATTTATCTCCTGCGGGGTAAAAAAGATCTCAGGACTGCGGATGCCTCAGGCCCCGAAGCCGATTATGCTATTATTGTTACCGCTTACGAACAAATAAATACGCTTCCGGCTGTAGTACAGTCTATACAAAAGCTTCAATATAGTAACTACATGGTTTATATTGTTGCTGATAAATGTGATGTATCGGGGCTTCATTTTAACGACAGCAGGGTAGTTGTGTTACGTCCACCCGAAACGCTGGCAAGTAATACCCGCTCTCATTTTTATGCTATCCGCAATTTTGTACGTCCACATGAACGGCTTACGATCGTAGATAGCGATAACCTTGTACATCCCGATTACCTGAATCAGCTCAACCGGTTCTTCGATAAAGGCTATAAAGCAGTGCAGGGAGTAAGAGCGGCTAAAAACCTGGATACAACATTAGCCTGTCTCGATGCGGCAAGAGATTTATATTACCATTATTACGATGGCAAACTGCTGTTTGCAACCGGTTCTTCCGCAACGCTGGCCGGGTCGGGAATGGCATTTGAAACACAGTTATACCGCGATTGCCTGGAACACCTCGACGTAACAGGAGCAGGTTTTGATAAGGTATTGCAGATGGCTATCGTTCAAAAAGACCTCCGGATAGCTTTTGCAGAAAAAGCCATTGTCTACGATGAAAAAACAACCGATTCCGGCCAGTTGGTAAATCAGCGTGCCAGATGGATCAATACCTGGTTCAGGTATTTCCGGTTTGGCTTCCGCCTGTTGTCATTGGGTATTGTTAACGGTAGTCGCAACCAGTTTTATTTTGGCGTTATTTTATTGCGCCCGCCTTTGTTTATATTTCTTGGGTTATCGGTGCTGATGATGCTATCCAACCTCGTGTTCTGGCAAATGGAAGCCTTTTTCACCTGGGTGGCGGCATTACTGCTTTTTGTGGGAGGCTTTGCCATGGCAATTGTACAGCCCGAAACCGACAAACGTATTTACAGGTCGCTGGTAAACATTCCGAGATTTATGTTCTACCAGGTAATATCACTGTTGAAGTCTGGTAAGGCCAATAAGCGGTCGGTTGCAACGAAACATTTTCATACTGCCGATATCGATAACGTATTATCCGACCAAAAACACTAG